CCTGAGGGCTCTCGGTGTCCCCAATGGCTCtgggtgtcccccaggggttttcggtgtcccccagggctccttccccccccccattccctGCGGCACCTGAGAGCCCGGCTCAGCTTGTCGTAGTTCATCTGGGGCTTGCATTTCCGCCGGCCCCACAGCCGCGCCACCTCGTCGGGGTCCTTGATGACGAACTCCCCGTACTCGCCCTGCTGCCAGGCGATGACATGGCGGAACtcctccttctgcagcagctccaggatgAAGTGCCAGAGCTGGATCTGCCGCGAGCCAGGGCTGGACTCAGCCTTGTACGCCCAGTCGGGGAACGCCAGCCCTGCGGAGCGAGCGGCGCGCGCTTAGAGGAGCCCCCACGGCTCCCCGGGGACCAGGGGCATCACCCCGCGGCATCACTGCTCCCCCCGAGGCAGCTCCGTTTCTGccggggggggacggggggggacacacacggtgacgtgcccccagcccccgggtGGCCGGGGGGTCCGCGGAGGGGAGCATCGCTGGGGGcgctccccagctctcccagtttGGCCTCGCCGGGCGCTCACCTGGTACCCA
This region of Oxyura jamaicensis isolate SHBP4307 breed ruddy duck chromosome 25 unlocalized genomic scaffold, BPBGC_Ojam_1.0 oxy25_random_OJ98243, whole genome shotgun sequence genomic DNA includes:
- the LOC118158323 gene encoding ETS translocation variant 3-like protein, with the protein product MPRARAARSAGLAFPDWAYKAESSPGSRQIQLWHFILELLQKEEFRHVIAWQQGEYGEFVIKDPDEVARLWGRRKCKPQMNYDKLSRALRCRREWGGGR